In Carnobacteriaceae bacterium zg-84, the genomic window TTTTATTTGAAGATAAAGCTGTGTTACGCATGTTGGAATTATCCAATCCGAATCAGCCGATGTTAAAAGAATTGATTGCTAAAGCACCGGGAACATATCATCATAGTATTATGGTGGCGAACTTAAGTGCCAATGCTGTTGAGTTGATTGGTGGAGATTCCTTATTTACAAGGGTGGCATGTTATTATCATGATGTTGGTAAATTGAAAAAGCCAATGTTTTTCGTGGAAAACTTGCCAAGTGGTATGGAAAATCCGCATAAATTATTAACACCTCAAGAAAGCCGTGATATTATTTTTGAACATGTTACAGCCGGTGTAGAGATGTTGAAAGAAGCTGGTATGCCACAAAGTATCATTGATATTTGTGCACAACATCATGGTACAACAATCATGAAATATTTTTATGTGACTGCTAAAGAAGATGATGATACTGTTGATGAAAAAGATTTTCGTTATCCAGGGCCAAGACCGACAACAAAAGAAGCTGCGGTGATTAGTATTGCTGATACAGTTGAAGCAGCGGCAAGATCAATGAAAAATCCTAGCTTTGAAGCAATTCGTGATTTGGTCAAAGGAACGATACAATCAAGAATAACAGATGGACAATTTGATGATTGCCCAATTACAATGAAAGAATTAAAAATTGTAGAAGATTCACTTATTACTGGGTTATCAAGCAGCTATCATACAAGAGTTGAATACCCAAAATTAAAAAAATAGAGAGGATAATATAATGAACATTGATTTGATTGATGAAACCAATCAGGTTTCTTCGGAGCATGCAGATTTAGTTGAGGAGATTATCGTTTTTACAAGTGAGTATTTATCTTTACCTGAACAAGTAGAATGCTCAGTGACATTTGTGGATAATAAACGTATTCAAGAAATAAATAAAGAGTATAGAGGTAAAGACATGCCTACGGATGTCATTAGCTTTGCGTTAGATGATGAGGTAGATGGAGAAGTAGCCATTGATTTAGAAAAAATTGATAGTATGTTTCCACATCACATTGGAGATATTATTATTTCCATTGATAGAGCTAGAGAACAAGCGCAAGAATTAGGACATTCCTTTGAAAGAGAATTAGGCTTTTTGGCATTACACGGCTTTTTACACTTGAATGGTTATGATCACATGACACCAGAAGAAGAAGTTGAAATGTTCAGTTTACAAAAGGAAATTTTGAAAACGTACGGATTAGGTCGTGATGGGCGTGCATAAGCAAACGACAAAAAATAAACATTTTTTACAGTCATTATATCATGCTTTACACGGTGTTAAAACGGCGTTTAAAGAAGAAAAAAATATGCAAAAGCACGTCATTACAGCGTGCTTTGTTATTACTTTAGGATTTTTATTACAATGTAATATATCAGAGTGGTTATGGTTAATACATTGTATTGTACTCGTATTGATTTTAGAACTTTTAAATACAGTAGCTGAAACATTAGTAGATGTTTTAACAGAAGGTAAGTATTATGAATGGGCAAAAAAAGTAAAAGATGTTGCGGCAGGAGCAGTGCTTATTGCATCTGTTTATGCGGCAATTGTAGGTATTATGATTTTTTTACCTAAATTATTAACATAGGAGAGTATATGAAAGAAAAGCAGTTTAAATCAGGATTTGTGGCGATTGTTGGTAGACCAAATGTCGGGAAATCGACACTATTAAATCGTATTATTGGTCAAAAAATTGCCATTATGAGTGATAAAGCACAAACAACACGAAATAAAATTCAAGGTGTTTATACAGATAAAGAAAGTCAAATTATTTTTATGGATACGCCGGGTATTCATAAACCTAAACATGCTTTAGGTGAATTTATGATTGATGCTGCATATAGTGCTTTAAAAGAAGTTGAAGTTGTTCTTTTTTTAGTTAATGCAAGTGAACCCATTGGACGAGGTGATAAATATATTATTGAGCGTCTAAAACAAGTAAAAGCACCTGTTTATTTGTTAATCAATAAAATTGATTTAGTACATCCAGACGCTTTACTTGATATTATTGATACCTATAAATCGGAAATGGATTTTGCACAAATTATTCCAATTTCTGCATTGCAAGGTAATAACGTGCCTGAAATGATAGAGATTTTGAAAAATCACTTGCCAGAGGGACCGCAATATTATCCAGCTGATCAAGTAACGGATCACCCAGAATATTTTGTAGTTGCTGAATTTATTCGAGAAAAAGTGTTACAATTAACAAAAGAAGAAATACCACATTCTGTTGCTGTTGTGGTAGATCAAATGCAACGGAATGAACAAGGTAAAATTCATGTTTATGCAACTATCATTGTAGAACGCTCTAGTCAAAAAGGAATTATTATTGGAAAAGGCGGACGATTATTAAAAGAAATTGGAACACGAGCAAGACGAGATATTGAAGCTTTACTAAATGATAAAATTTACTTAGAATTATGGGTAAAAGTACAAAAAGACTGGCGTGACAAACAAAGTTATTTGAATGATTACGGTTATAAACAAAAAGATTATAAATAACAGACGTTATGGAAGGTGGCGAAAAAATGGACACAGGCAAAAGACGTTATAAAGCTGTGATAAATGGTGAAACATACATTATTGTTGGAAATAAATCTGATGAGCATTTAAAAGTAGCCACACAGCTTGTAGATGAACAGCTAACCTTATTAAAACAAAAATCCCCTAAATTATCTAAAGTGGATTGTGCTGTTTTATTAGCACTGAATACTGTATCGAAGCAATTATCTCAAGAACAAGAGATTATTCGTTTACAACGAAAAATTGCTCAATTAGAATCAAAAATTAAAACATTAGAAGATCCAGAACAGCTGCTTATCAGAGGGGTACACACATTCGACCAAGATGTGAATGTATCTGTTGAAAAAAAAGAGCATATGTTAGTGGAACAGTCACTTTTTTCTGATGATGACTATGTTCCAGCAATTAGAAAGAAATGAGGAATGATATGGTAAATATTGTAATTTTACTAGTATTGGCAATTGGTGTTTATTCAGGAGCAAGACGGGGACTTATTTTACAAGCTGTTCATATGGCAGGATATGTTGTCACATTGCTCATTGCAAGTACATTTTATAGTAGTTTGTCGAAAACATTAGAAATGATTGTACCATACCCTTCAGATACTACAGCAAGTGCATTTTCATTATATAATTTATTGAAAAATGTTCAATTTGACAAAACATTTTATAATGCACTAGCTTATGTTGTTATTTTATTTATAGGGTGGGTTATTACACGTATTGTTGCTGCTACTTTAAATAAATTAAGTCGAATTATTGTGATTAAACAGTTGAATACTTTAGGCGGTGCCATTCTAGGTTTTGTATGTAACTGGATAGGTTTATATTTTCTGTTTACTTTATTATCTGTTGTGCCGATTCAAAGCATTCAAGATGTCTTTAGCGGAACATCATTTGCGACATTTATTGTACAACACACACCAATCATTTCAGATATTATTATGAAAACGTGGTTAGCGTATGTATAAGGAGGTTTTTATAACCTCCTTTTTGAGTAAATATAGGATTTATGATAAAATACTCTTGATATTTTTTTATTGTAAAAGTAGGTGAGATAGATAAAATGGATACAAAAACATTAAAAAAGCTAGAATTTGATAAAGTATTACAACAATTAGCTAGTTTTACATCAAGTGAATTAGGGAAACAAAAAGTATTTGCTCTACACCCCTTTTCAAATAGAGAGCAAGTTATGAAACATTTAGAAGATACTGATGATGCTGTGTTATTATTGCGCTTAAAAGGAGGTATTCCTTCTCCAATCTTAAAAGATATTACGCCACATGTGAAACGATTGGAAATAGGTGCTACATTAAATGCCAAAGAAATAGCAGACATTGGACGTGTTTTAACAACAGCAAAAGAAGTCGAACGATTTTTTGTTCAAGTAGAAGAAGCAGACATCGTTTTAAAAAGAGTACATCATTTAGCAAAAGAATTAGTAGTCTTACCTCATGTTGTTTCTCGTATTAAAGAAGCTGTTTCAGATGACGGAGAAGTATTGGATACTGCAAGCCCAGAACTAAGACGTATTCGTACATCACAAAAACGAGCAGAACAACAAGTGAAGGAAGCTCTTGAAAATATTTTAAGACAAAAACAAAGCCAATTAACAGATGCTGTTATTACTATACGTAACGACCGGTATGTTTTACCCGTAAAACAAGAATTTAAACATACATTTGGTGGGTCGATTCAAGATCAAAGTGCATCGGGGCAAACAGTATTTATTGAGCCAACACAAGTACAAGATTTAAATAATAAAAGACATGCTCTACAAGTAGAAGAAAGACAAGAAATTGAAAGAATTTTATGGGAAATTGTTTCTTTATTAGTCCCACATATTTCGGATATTTATATCAATCATCAAATTTTAGCAGAATTAGATTTTATTAACGCAAAAGCCTTATATGCGAAACAACTTCGTGCTATGAATGTAGATGTTAGTGATGAAAATGAAGTTGCATTGTATGG contains:
- a CDS encoding diacylglycerol kinase family protein produces the protein MGVHKQTTKNKHFLQSLYHALHGVKTAFKEEKNMQKHVITACFVITLGFLLQCNISEWLWLIHCIVLVLILELLNTVAETLVDVLTEGKYYEWAKKVKDVAAGAVLIASVYAAIVGIMIFLPKLLT
- a CDS encoding cell division protein ZapA, which codes for MDTGKRRYKAVINGETYIIVGNKSDEHLKVATQLVDEQLTLLKQKSPKLSKVDCAVLLALNTVSKQLSQEQEIIRLQRKIAQLESKIKTLEDPEQLLIRGVHTFDQDVNVSVEKKEHMLVEQSLFSDDDYVPAIRKK
- the era gene encoding GTPase Era, which gives rise to MKEKQFKSGFVAIVGRPNVGKSTLLNRIIGQKIAIMSDKAQTTRNKIQGVYTDKESQIIFMDTPGIHKPKHALGEFMIDAAYSALKEVEVVLFLVNASEPIGRGDKYIIERLKQVKAPVYLLINKIDLVHPDALLDIIDTYKSEMDFAQIIPISALQGNNVPEMIEILKNHLPEGPQYYPADQVTDHPEYFVVAEFIREKVLQLTKEEIPHSVAVVVDQMQRNEQGKIHVYATIIVERSSQKGIIIGKGGRLLKEIGTRARRDIEALLNDKIYLELWVKVQKDWRDKQSYLNDYGYKQKDYK
- the ybeY gene encoding rRNA maturation RNase YbeY → MNIDLIDETNQVSSEHADLVEEIIVFTSEYLSLPEQVECSVTFVDNKRIQEINKEYRGKDMPTDVISFALDDEVDGEVAIDLEKIDSMFPHHIGDIIISIDRAREQAQELGHSFERELGFLALHGFLHLNGYDHMTPEEEVEMFSLQKEILKTYGLGRDGRA
- a CDS encoding CvpA family protein; protein product: MVNIVILLVLAIGVYSGARRGLILQAVHMAGYVVTLLIASTFYSSLSKTLEMIVPYPSDTTASAFSLYNLLKNVQFDKTFYNALAYVVILFIGWVITRIVAATLNKLSRIIVIKQLNTLGGAILGFVCNWIGLYFLFTLLSVVPIQSIQDVFSGTSFATFIVQHTPIISDIIMKTWLAYV